From Camelus bactrianus isolate YW-2024 breed Bactrian camel chromosome 35, ASM4877302v1, whole genome shotgun sequence, a single genomic window includes:
- the LOC105074437 gene encoding malignant T-cell-amplified sequence 1 — MFKKFDEKENVSNCIQLKSSVIKGIKNQLVEQFPGIEPWLNQIMPKKDPVKIVRCHEHIEILTVNGDLLFFRQREGPFYPTLRLLHKYPFILPRQQVDKGAIKFVLSGANIMCPGLTSPGARLYPAAADTVVAIMAEGKQHALCVGVMKMSAEEIEKVNKGIGIENIHYLNDGLWHMKTYK; from the coding sequence ATGTTCAAgaaatttgatgaaaaagaaaatgtgtccaACTGCATCCAGCTGAAGTCGTCAGTGATTAAGGGTATTAAGAACCAGCTGGTGGAGCAGTTTCCAGGTATCGAGCCGTGGCTGAACCAGATCATGCCCAAGAAAGACCCGGTCAAAATCGTGCGGTGCCATGAGCACATAGAGATCCTCACGGTCAACGGGGACCTGCTGTTcttcaggcagagggaggggcccttCTACCCGACGCTGAGGCTGCTGCACAAGTACCCCTTCATCCTGCCGCGCCAGCAGGTGGACAAAGGCGCCATCAAGTTCGTGCTCAGCGGCGCGAACATCATGTGTCCGGGCCTGACCTCCCCCGGCGCCAGGCTCTACCCGGCCGCGGCGGACACGGTGGTCGCGATCATGGCAGAAGGAAAGCAGCACGCGCTGTGCGTGGGGGTCATGAAGATGTCGGCGGAGGAAATCGAGAAGGTCAACAAAGGAATCGGGATTGAGAACATCCACTACTTAAACGACGGGCTGTGGCACATGAAGACGTACAAGTGA